A single Tachypleus tridentatus isolate NWPU-2018 chromosome 9, ASM421037v1, whole genome shotgun sequence DNA region contains:
- the LOC143227060 gene encoding uncharacterized protein LOC143227060, whose amino-acid sequence MNNILATFTVSFILVTVYGAVIFTRPIRHDISKRETCTEDFMEEAQDFFAKVMSSLTNNGSDSTCCFKLSGDISRFSCKKCKVTGMKALSLIGQNPFTCSGGNSSLSFTVGLNNPLVTCECTRSILITSNKANFYFQFKNVEASAVLTFPSDDSTKKTVKDVSIFSITNPVIDIKDCNFLCILEKTWVNTFQVTIVRNIITKSLETVIKNRIQKYVDDVEHALAVSKKDDESSQVEENHLLVESDQTMPDNGDLEEKTNKGVINTKKTDTVNRNSDHESQEATFINSETEETTIEQKPQSVKTEKDSISTTTKATTTGKQEDEQSVESGGVDSNPNNNETEIFKLNVSRIITTAKEDEQSVESGGVDSNPNNNETEIFKLNVSRIITTAKENKGVQSIENNREVLKKDKFNLITKSNESQGDRAAMSERKEFVVTKDESETDKHVIIQNDLKLPSKEGNRSTVHEQLVDEIKIDQGIENKSKFADDLIGEGETPAVESKDDPKLISVIEDVSIPDQSVGEVDDESAVDEIKDVSEPHEIFNNKSKYDTFIENQNESQAGGPKPDQLTEDQSKTNIFLEEEEEPIDSELVSITKDDLQPHQMAVNESTPDKSSEDNHVPNVGEQDATENKNVSKSNQIVKDKSKMNVSGENEIKGLLEPNTTLDATEDKNETGAFNDKSKPNKVVETENLSSTKIKNELALKAENELPGSELIVMVSKNDSKTDNLSTEFEYDKSKGIDKIEDIRKVEQPIVFELDAEPRADDSNLVFNKVEVNVSGSVSSSLNNIKENNESSVSETSLKPIVGESSLNKK is encoded by the coding sequence TTTATGGAGCAGTAATATTTACCAGGCCTATCCGTCATGATATCAGCAAAAGAGAAACTTGCACCGAAGATTTTATGGAAGAAGCTCAGGACTTTTTTGCCAAGGTCATGTCTAGTTTAACAAACAATGGAAGCGACAGTACTTGCTGCTTCAAGCTGTCTGGGGATATTAGTCGGTTCTCGTGTAAAAAATGCAAGGTAACCGGGATGAAAGCACTTAGTTTGATTGGTCAAAATCCGTTCACATGCTCTGGAGGCAACTCTTCATTATCCTTTACTGTAGGGTTGAACAACCCTTTGGTGACTTGCGAATGTACCCGTAGCATTCTTATCACTTCAAATAAGGCAAATTTCTATTTCCAGTTCAAGAATGTTGAAGCCTCTGCCGTATTGACATTTCCTTCTGATGATTCGACTAAAAAGACAGTGAAAGACGTGTCTATTTTCTCTATCACTAACCCCGTAATAGATATCAAGGACTGTAACTTTTTATGCATTTTGGAAAAAACCTGGGTAAATACCTTCCAGGTAACTattgtaagaaatattattacCAAAAGTTTAGAAACTGTGATTAAAAATAGAATTCAGAAATATGTAGATGATGTAGAACATGCCCTAGCGGTTTCAAAAAAAGACGATGAATCCTCTCAAGTTGAAGAGAATCATTTGTTAGTTGAATCTGACCAAACGATGCCAGATAATGGGGATCTTGAAGAGAAAACCAATAAAGGTGTTATAAACACAAAGAAAACTGATACAGTTAACAGAAACAGTGATCACGAAAGTCAGGAAGCAACATTTATCAACAGTGAAACAGAAGAAACCACTATAGAACAAAAACCCCAATCTGTAAAAACAGAAAAGGATTCCATTTCAACGACCACTAAGGCTACCACAACTGGAAAGCAAGAAGATGAACAAAGTGTGGAATCTGGCGGAGTTGATAGCAACCCAAACAATAACGAAACAGAAATCTTCAAACTTAACGTGTCTCGAATAATAACTACGGCGAAAGAAGATGAACAAAGTGTGGAATCTGGCGGAGTTGACAGCAATCCAAACAATAACGAAACAGAAATCTTCAAACTTAACGTGTCTCGAATAATAACAACGGCGAAAGAAAATAAAGGTGTACAGTCTATTGAAAACAATAGGGaagtattaaaaaaagataaatttaatttaatcacTAAAAGTAACGAATCGCAAGGTGATCGCGCTGCTATGTCTGAGAGAAAAGAGTTTGTTGTAACTAAAGATGAGTCTGAAACTGATAAACATGTTATAATTCAAAATGATCTTAAGCTACCTAGTAAAGAAGGAAATAGATCAACTGTCCATGAGCAACTTGTTGATGAAATTAAAATTGATCAGGgtattgaaaataaatcaaaatttgctGATGATCTTATAGGAGAAGGTGAAACACCAGCTGTTGAAAGTAAAGATGACCCaaaacttatttcagttattGAAGATGTGTCAATTCCTGATCAATCTGTTGGAGAAGTAGATGATGAATCAGCCGTTGACGAAATAAAGGACGTCTCAGAACCTCATGAaatctttaataataaatcaaagtatGATACATTTATTGAAAATCAGAATGAATCACAAGCTGGTGGACCAAAACCTGATCAACTTACTGAAGATcaatcaaaaactaatatatttcttGAAGAAGAGGAGGAGCCAATAGATAGTGAACTAGTCAGTATAACTAAAGACGACCTACAACCTCATCAAATGGCTGTAAATGAATCAACACCAGATAAGTCTTCTGAAGATAACCATGTACCAAATGTTGGTGAACAAGATGctactgaaaacaaaaatgtctCAAAATCTAATCAAATTGTTAAAGATAAATCAAAAATGAATGTTTCAGGTGAAAATGAAATCAAAGGTTTGTTAGAACCAAATACTACGTTAGATGCTACTGAAGATAAAAACGAAACTGGTGCATTTAATGATAAATCAAAACCCAACAAAGTTGTTGAAACTGAAAACCTTTCctcaactaaaataaaaaatgaattagcTTTGAAAGCCGAAAATGAATTACCAGGTAGTGAACTAATAGTCATGGTAAGTAAAAATGACTCAAAAACTGATAATCTAAGTACAGAATTCGAATATGATAAATCAAAAGGAATTGATAAAATTGAAGATATAAGAAAAGTTGAGCAACCTATTGTGTTTGAACTGGATGCTGAACCAAGAGCTGACGATTCTAATTTAGTGTTTAATAAAGTCGAGGTGAATGTCAGTGGATCCGTTTCTTCAagtcttaataatataaaagaaaacaatgagtctTCTGTATCTGAAACTTCCTTAAAACCAATAGTAGGAGAgtcttctttaaataaaaaatag